In Desulfovibrio sp. X2, a genomic segment contains:
- a CDS encoding ABC transporter substrate-binding protein, whose protein sequence is MKRTWKSVLGAAVAAAALLAVSLAPTGAAAADKVVKIGNLLPLSGPSASVGQQGKQAREMAVEEINAAGGIKSLGGAKLQLIFADTKSDPNVGVSETERLINTDKVDVITGAWNSSVTYPTTAVAERYKVPYLVPVSVRDTITERGFKYVFRVAAKDSWWTRDQFAFLKDMEKEFGVPLKTVAFVYENGDWGTGFAAQWKKLAEQSGMKVVLDEPYPSSSTDLTAVVMKIRRANPDVLLLTSNAADAILLTNTLADYKVHPKAIIGSGGGHADPTFISATGKNCRYLFDIVEWETDVNKPGAAETNAKYKKLYGYNMTGEAVDAYASMYVLKDALERAASLNPEKLRDALATTDLKTGPGMIVAYDSIQFDESGQNKNAALSIVQINDLGKGLERITVWPKSARRAGYTPVFPMPSK, encoded by the coding sequence ATGAAGCGCACATGGAAAAGCGTCCTGGGAGCGGCCGTGGCCGCGGCGGCCCTGTTGGCCGTATCCCTCGCACCGACCGGAGCCGCCGCCGCCGACAAGGTGGTCAAGATCGGCAACCTGCTCCCGCTGTCCGGCCCCTCCGCGTCGGTGGGCCAGCAGGGCAAGCAGGCCCGCGAGATGGCCGTCGAGGAGATCAACGCCGCGGGCGGCATCAAGTCCCTGGGCGGCGCCAAGCTGCAGCTCATCTTCGCCGACACCAAGTCCGACCCCAACGTGGGCGTGAGCGAGACCGAGCGCCTGATCAACACCGACAAGGTGGACGTCATCACCGGCGCCTGGAACTCCTCCGTGACCTACCCGACCACCGCCGTGGCCGAGCGCTACAAGGTTCCCTACCTGGTGCCCGTCTCCGTGCGCGACACCATCACCGAGCGCGGCTTCAAGTACGTCTTCCGCGTCGCGGCCAAGGACTCCTGGTGGACGCGTGACCAGTTCGCGTTCCTCAAGGACATGGAGAAGGAGTTCGGCGTTCCCCTGAAGACCGTGGCCTTCGTCTACGAGAACGGCGACTGGGGCACCGGCTTCGCCGCGCAGTGGAAGAAGCTGGCCGAGCAGTCCGGCATGAAGGTCGTGCTCGACGAGCCCTACCCGTCCTCCTCCACCGACCTCACGGCCGTGGTCATGAAGATCCGCCGCGCCAACCCCGACGTCCTGCTGCTGACCTCGAACGCGGCCGACGCCATCCTGCTGACCAACACCCTGGCCGACTACAAGGTGCATCCCAAGGCCATCATCGGCTCCGGCGGCGGCCACGCCGACCCGACCTTCATCAGCGCCACGGGCAAGAACTGCCGCTACCTCTTCGACATCGTGGAGTGGGAGACCGACGTCAACAAACCCGGCGCCGCCGAGACCAACGCCAAGTACAAGAAGCTCTACGGCTACAACATGACCGGCGAGGCCGTGGACGCCTACGCCTCCATGTACGTGCTGAAGGACGCGCTCGAGCGCGCCGCCTCCCTGAACCCCGAGAAGCTCCGCGACGCCCTGGCCACGACGGACCTGAAGACCGGCCCCGGCATGATCGTGGCCTACGACTCCATCCAGTTCGACGAGTCCGGCCAGAACAAGAACGCGGCCCTGTCGATCGTGCAGATCAACGACCTCGGCAAGGGTCTCGAGCGCATCACGGTGTGGCCCAAGTCCGCCCGCCGCGCCGGGTACACCCCCGTCTTCCCCATGCCCTCTAAGTAA
- a CDS encoding branched-chain amino acid ABC transporter permease: MFYFFQDVLDGVLMGSIYGLVALGLTLIFGVLKVINFAHGSFIMLGMFVAYWAVALSGLHPYLALIIVLPTMFFFGYYFQKLLIQPIFKAESNVREPTTVIIVTTGVWYILDNLALILFGPDYRALSPNPLKGKMLEFGDLIISEPKLYGCLIALATAGFLAWFLRKTRMGRAIRAVSLDREAASLMGISQWKIFAVAMGIGTAVAGISGVVLTPFYNVYPSVGVPFDVKSFVIVVLGGLGSIPGAMIGGIIIGLIESLGPIYMTATWTEAIVYGLFLLVLFVKPSGLFGVKYDW, from the coding sequence ATGTTCTATTTCTTCCAGGACGTTCTCGACGGGGTCCTCATGGGCTCCATCTACGGCCTCGTCGCCCTGGGGCTCACGCTCATCTTCGGCGTGCTCAAGGTCATCAACTTCGCCCACGGCTCCTTCATCATGCTCGGCATGTTCGTGGCCTACTGGGCGGTGGCCCTGTCGGGACTGCATCCCTATCTGGCGCTGATCATCGTGCTGCCGACCATGTTCTTCTTCGGCTACTATTTCCAGAAGCTGCTCATCCAGCCCATCTTCAAGGCCGAGAGCAACGTGCGCGAGCCGACCACGGTCATCATCGTGACCACGGGCGTCTGGTACATCCTGGACAACCTGGCCCTGATCCTCTTCGGGCCGGACTACCGTGCGCTCTCGCCGAACCCGCTCAAGGGCAAGATGCTCGAGTTCGGCGACCTGATCATCTCCGAGCCCAAGCTCTACGGCTGCCTGATCGCGCTGGCCACGGCCGGCTTCCTGGCCTGGTTCCTGCGCAAGACGCGCATGGGCCGCGCCATCCGCGCCGTGAGCCTGGACCGCGAGGCCGCGAGCCTCATGGGCATCAGCCAGTGGAAGATCTTCGCCGTGGCCATGGGCATCGGCACGGCCGTGGCGGGCATCTCCGGCGTCGTGCTCACGCCGTTCTACAACGTCTACCCCTCGGTGGGCGTGCCCTTCGACGTGAAGAGCTTCGTCATCGTGGTCCTGGGAGGCCTCGGCAGCATCCCCGGCGCCATGATCGGCGGCATCATCATCGGCCTCATCGAGTCCCTAGGCCCCATCTACATGACCGCAACCTGGACCGAGGCCATCGTCTACGGCCTCTTCCTCCTCGTCCTGTTCGTCAAACCCTCGGGCCTCTTCGGGGTCAAGTACGACTGGTAG
- a CDS encoding ABC transporter ATP-binding protein, whose amino-acid sequence MSLLEVSNIDVAYGDVQVIYDLSLKVEEGEVVSIIGGNGAGKSTLLKTLSGLLKPRAGSVSFEGAAIQGAAPEAIVDKGLIHVPEGRRLFSLMSVRDNLVVGAYNARAKAREEKTLREVYSMFPRLLERQDQLAMTLSGGEQQMVAIGRGLMAVPRLLMLDEPSLGLAPILIKEIFKNVRKIAEAGTTVLLVEQDVRHSLALSDRGYVLEHGRIVMEGPAKELVDNPHIKTAYLGI is encoded by the coding sequence ATGTCGCTTCTTGAGGTCAGCAACATCGACGTCGCCTACGGCGACGTACAGGTCATCTACGACCTCTCCCTCAAGGTGGAGGAGGGCGAAGTCGTCTCCATCATCGGCGGCAACGGCGCGGGCAAGTCCACCCTGCTGAAGACCCTCTCGGGCCTGCTCAAGCCCCGCGCAGGCAGCGTCAGCTTCGAGGGCGCCGCCATCCAGGGCGCCGCGCCCGAGGCCATCGTGGACAAGGGGCTCATCCACGTGCCCGAGGGCCGCAGGCTCTTCTCGCTCATGAGCGTGCGCGACAACCTCGTGGTGGGCGCCTACAACGCCCGCGCCAAGGCCCGCGAGGAGAAGACCCTGCGCGAGGTCTACTCCATGTTCCCCCGCCTGCTCGAGCGCCAGGACCAGCTGGCCATGACGCTCTCGGGCGGCGAGCAGCAGATGGTGGCCATCGGCCGCGGCCTCATGGCCGTGCCGCGCCTGCTCATGCTCGACGAGCCTTCCCTCGGCCTCGCGCCGATCCTGATCAAGGAGATCTTCAAGAACGTGCGCAAGATCGCCGAGGCCGGGACCACGGTCCTCCTCGTCGAGCAGGACGTGCGCCACTCCCTGGCACTCTCGGACCGCGGCTACGTGCTCGAGCACGGCCGCATCGTCATGGAGGGCCCGGCCAAGGAGCTCGTGGACAACCCGCACATCAAGACCGCCTACCTCGGTATCTGA
- a CDS encoding branched-chain amino acid ABC transporter permease gives MTPERFKKFCLAAAVLAAFAVPLVVHSPTYLHMLIMLFLYAYMTTTWNLVGGFAGVLPLGHSVFVGIGAYVSTMLWLQWGISPWIGMFAGGILAAFVGVLIGLPTLKMRGAYFALSTMAFVEGMRVIVENLDKVGPFVLNGPRGLNIPPIEHDSFAAFQFIDKQPYYYIVLVMLLLAVFITWRVARSKMGYLLMAGGEEPDAAQALGANVTRLKVMAMALSSFLTALAGTFIAQLTLFIYPKSVLTLDLSFELAFIALIGGRGSIAGPILGALLLRPVTEVSRMYLSDSLPGLHLIILGVVLILVMLFQPRGLQEPLGRLFDRFVRRFGGGDKAAAEVDA, from the coding sequence ATGACGCCAGAAAGATTCAAGAAATTCTGCCTCGCGGCGGCCGTGCTGGCGGCCTTTGCGGTGCCCCTGGTGGTGCACAGCCCCACCTATCTGCACATGCTGATCATGCTCTTCCTCTACGCCTACATGACCACCACCTGGAACCTGGTGGGCGGCTTCGCGGGCGTGCTGCCCCTGGGCCACTCGGTCTTCGTGGGCATCGGGGCCTACGTCTCGACCATGCTCTGGCTGCAGTGGGGCATAAGCCCGTGGATCGGCATGTTCGCGGGCGGCATCCTGGCCGCCTTCGTGGGCGTGCTCATCGGCCTGCCCACGCTCAAGATGCGCGGCGCCTACTTCGCCCTGTCCACCATGGCCTTCGTGGAAGGCATGCGGGTCATCGTCGAGAACCTGGACAAGGTCGGCCCCTTCGTGCTCAACGGCCCGCGCGGGCTCAACATCCCGCCCATCGAGCACGACAGCTTCGCGGCCTTCCAGTTCATCGACAAGCAGCCGTACTACTACATCGTGCTGGTCATGCTGCTCCTGGCCGTGTTCATCACCTGGCGCGTGGCCCGCTCCAAGATGGGCTACCTGCTCATGGCGGGCGGCGAGGAGCCGGACGCGGCGCAGGCGCTCGGCGCCAACGTGACCCGGCTGAAGGTCATGGCCATGGCGCTCAGCTCCTTCCTCACGGCCCTGGCCGGAACCTTCATCGCCCAGCTCACGCTCTTCATCTACCCGAAGAGCGTGCTCACCCTGGACCTCTCCTTCGAGCTGGCCTTCATCGCGCTCATCGGCGGCCGCGGCTCCATCGCCGGCCCCATCCTCGGCGCGCTCCTGCTCAGGCCCGTCACCGAGGTCTCGCGCATGTACCTCTCGGACTCCCTGCCCGGCCTTCACCTGATCATCCTGGGCGTGGTCCTCATCCTGGTCATGCTGTTTCAGCCGCGCGGCCTGCAGGAGCCCCTGGGCAGGCTCTTCGACCGCTTCGTGCGGCGCTTCGGCGGAGGGGACAAGGCCGCCGCGGAGGTGGACGCATGA
- a CDS encoding sigma 54-interacting transcriptional regulator, which produces MDAPIPWPDFFAALDDGYLVLDASQRVVQANPSAGRLLGLEAGALAGRPAAELAPGLGGWLRQGAQIRPLLLKKQGCVCRAFPLGGPEGEPLTVLRLRTGLDGEDRSSGGRLLSQLQAIFDHSSDGIWVTDGTGTIISINRASEQLNAIKAAQFLGKKADSVVREGLVDRSVTLEVLRVKKQISLIQHIRRTKKQLLVTGTPTFDNRGEIDLVVVNERDITELNNLRSSLERARRAQEKVQSELAELTMRELLESDIVAESPSMRKLMTMILKLAGLDASEVLLLGESGTGKGLLAKYLHQSSPRSARPFLQINCAALPANLFEAELFGYERGAFTGASESGKAGLLELAQDGTFFFDEVGEIPMDVQAKLLKCLDDREFIPLGGKEPKKVTCRIVAATNRDLDDLVARGRFRKDLYYRLNTFSVRIPPLRERQDDIFELANLYLRRFNEQYGSAKRFTHRAVDALTRYPFPGNVRELIGIMKKAVAICEDQVLDEFLEQMISGSAERVRGVRGRPSSLAAEVERVEREMLRRARAACRTTREMAVFLGISQPSVVRKLKRHGMQADDS; this is translated from the coding sequence ATGGACGCACCCATCCCCTGGCCCGACTTCTTCGCCGCCCTGGACGACGGCTACCTCGTGCTCGACGCATCGCAGCGCGTGGTCCAGGCCAACCCCTCGGCGGGCAGGCTGCTCGGGCTCGAGGCCGGAGCCCTGGCCGGGCGCCCCGCGGCGGAGCTGGCGCCCGGGCTCGGCGGCTGGCTGCGCCAGGGCGCGCAGATCAGGCCGCTGCTCCTGAAGAAGCAGGGCTGCGTCTGCCGCGCCTTTCCCCTCGGCGGGCCCGAGGGCGAGCCCCTGACCGTGCTGCGCCTGCGCACGGGCCTGGACGGCGAGGACCGCAGCAGCGGCGGGCGGCTCCTGAGCCAGCTGCAGGCCATCTTCGACCATTCGAGCGACGGCATCTGGGTCACGGACGGCACGGGCACGATCATCAGCATCAACCGCGCTTCCGAGCAGCTGAACGCCATCAAGGCCGCGCAGTTCCTGGGCAAGAAGGCGGACAGCGTTGTCCGCGAAGGGCTCGTGGACCGCTCCGTGACCCTGGAAGTGCTGCGCGTGAAGAAGCAGATAAGCCTCATCCAGCACATCAGGCGCACCAAGAAGCAGCTCCTGGTCACGGGCACGCCCACCTTCGACAACCGGGGCGAGATCGACCTGGTGGTGGTCAACGAGCGCGACATCACGGAGCTGAACAACCTGCGCTCCTCCCTGGAGCGGGCGAGGCGGGCGCAGGAGAAGGTGCAGAGCGAGCTGGCCGAGCTGACCATGCGCGAGCTCCTCGAGTCCGACATCGTGGCCGAGAGCCCGTCCATGCGCAAGCTCATGACCATGATCCTGAAGCTCGCCGGGCTCGACGCCTCGGAGGTCCTGCTGCTCGGCGAGTCCGGCACGGGCAAGGGGCTGCTCGCCAAGTACCTGCACCAGAGCAGCCCGCGCAGCGCCCGTCCGTTCCTGCAGATCAACTGCGCGGCCCTGCCCGCCAACCTCTTCGAGGCCGAGCTCTTCGGCTACGAGCGCGGCGCTTTCACCGGCGCCAGCGAGTCGGGCAAGGCCGGGCTCCTCGAGCTGGCCCAGGACGGGACCTTCTTCTTCGACGAGGTGGGCGAGATCCCCATGGACGTGCAGGCCAAGCTGCTCAAGTGCCTGGACGACCGCGAGTTCATCCCCCTGGGCGGCAAGGAGCCCAAGAAGGTCACCTGCCGCATCGTGGCCGCCACCAACCGCGACCTGGACGACCTCGTGGCGCGCGGCCGCTTCAGAAAGGACCTCTACTACCGGCTGAACACCTTTTCCGTGCGCATTCCGCCCCTGCGCGAGCGCCAGGACGACATCTTCGAGCTGGCGAACCTCTACCTGCGCCGCTTCAACGAGCAGTACGGCAGCGCCAAGCGCTTCACCCACCGCGCCGTGGACGCGCTGACGCGCTATCCCTTCCCGGGCAACGTGCGCGAGCTCATCGGCATCATGAAGAAGGCCGTGGCCATCTGCGAGGACCAGGTGCTGGACGAGTTCCTGGAGCAGATGATCTCGGGCTCCGCCGAGCGGGTGCGCGGCGTGCGCGGCAGGCCCAGCAGCCTGGCCGCCGAGGTGGAGCGCGTGGAGCGCGAGATGCTGCGCCGCGCCAGGGCGGCCTGCCGCACCACGCGCGAGATGGCCGTTTTTCTGGGCATCAGCCAGCCGTCCGTGGTACGCAAGCTGAAACGGCACGGCATGCAGGCGGATGATTCATAA
- a CDS encoding ABC transporter ATP-binding protein, which yields MNMLEIKELTKDFGGLRAIDSLDLTIGKGEILGLIGPNGAGKSTAFNCVAGLFAPTMGEIRFDGRRINGEKPWNLCKAGLARTFQIVKPFATKSVLFNVMVGAFAVTDDTEEAREKALAVLDFLHLKKHKDTRAGNLTIADRKRLEIARALATEPKLLLLDEVMAGLRPTEVDEVIAILRTLKERGMTIFVIEHIMRAIMALSDRVVVIQFGRKICEGTPEAVACDENVIKAYLGEDYVAS from the coding sequence ATGAACATGCTCGAGATCAAGGAACTGACCAAGGACTTCGGCGGCCTGCGCGCCATCGACTCCCTGGACCTGACCATCGGCAAGGGCGAGATCCTGGGGCTCATCGGGCCCAACGGCGCGGGCAAGTCCACGGCCTTCAACTGCGTGGCCGGGCTCTTCGCGCCGACCATGGGCGAGATCCGCTTCGACGGTCGGCGCATCAACGGCGAGAAGCCCTGGAACCTGTGCAAGGCCGGGCTCGCGCGCACCTTCCAGATCGTCAAGCCCTTCGCCACCAAGAGCGTGCTCTTCAACGTCATGGTCGGCGCCTTCGCGGTCACGGACGACACGGAGGAGGCGCGCGAGAAGGCGCTGGCCGTGCTCGACTTCCTGCACCTCAAGAAGCACAAGGACACGCGCGCGGGCAACCTGACCATCGCGGACAGGAAGCGGCTGGAGATCGCGCGCGCCCTGGCCACGGAGCCCAAGCTCCTGCTGCTCGACGAGGTCATGGCCGGGCTCCGCCCGACGGAGGTGGACGAGGTCATCGCCATCCTGCGCACCCTGAAGGAGCGCGGCATGACCATCTTCGTCATCGAGCACATCATGCGCGCCATCATGGCGCTTTCGGACCGCGTGGTGGTCATCCAGTTCGGCAGGAAGATCTGCGAGGGCACGCCCGAGGCGGTGGCCTGCGACGAGAACGTTATCAAGGCCTACCTGGGGGAGGACTATGTCGCTTCTTGA
- a CDS encoding NAD-dependent succinate-semialdehyde dehydrogenase, with translation MAMISVNPATGEELERFREMTPEEVRAVVERTRVAQLAWRETALEERARLLHRAAEVLRDDVENLARTMTLEMGKPIVQARAEVEKCASVCDFYADNGAAYLAPEAAVSDAARSYAAFRPLGTVFLVMPWNYPYWQVFRQGAPNLMAGNGLLLKHASNVPGCALSIEKVLREAGFPEDIFRTLMIGSSQVNAVLEEPSVRAVSLTGSDAAGRAVAAKAGSLLKKSVLELGGSDPFVVLADADIERAAAVGAMARCGNTGQACIAAKRFIVVGKVYDEFLARLKEHMAALKVGDPLDESNQLGPMARENLRRELHAQVEASVAAGAKLALGGAPLPGPGAYYPPTILTDVKPGMPAWREEFFGPVAIVIRVANDEEAVAVANDTPFGLGGSVWTRDEAKGEALAARIEAGCVFVNGMVKSDPRLPFGGVKESGYGRELSHYGMRELVNIQTVWIA, from the coding sequence ATGGCCATGATATCCGTCAATCCGGCGACCGGCGAGGAGCTCGAGCGCTTCCGGGAGATGACGCCCGAGGAGGTCCGCGCCGTGGTCGAGCGCACCCGCGTGGCCCAGCTCGCCTGGCGCGAGACCGCCCTCGAGGAGCGCGCGCGGCTCCTGCACCGCGCGGCGGAGGTGCTGCGCGACGACGTGGAGAACCTGGCGCGGACCATGACGCTCGAGATGGGCAAGCCCATCGTCCAGGCCCGGGCCGAGGTCGAGAAGTGCGCCTCGGTCTGCGACTTCTACGCCGACAACGGCGCCGCCTATCTCGCGCCCGAGGCCGCCGTGAGCGACGCCGCGCGCTCCTACGCCGCCTTCAGGCCCCTGGGCACCGTCTTCCTGGTCATGCCCTGGAACTACCCCTACTGGCAGGTGTTCCGCCAGGGCGCGCCGAACCTCATGGCAGGCAACGGCCTCCTGCTCAAGCACGCCTCCAACGTGCCCGGCTGCGCGCTCTCCATCGAGAAGGTCCTGCGCGAGGCGGGCTTCCCGGAGGACATCTTCCGCACGCTGATGATCGGCTCGTCCCAGGTGAACGCGGTGCTCGAGGAGCCGAGCGTGCGCGCCGTGAGCCTCACGGGCAGCGACGCCGCGGGCCGCGCCGTGGCCGCCAAGGCCGGGTCGCTGCTGAAAAAGTCCGTGCTCGAGCTCGGCGGCTCCGACCCCTTCGTGGTCCTGGCCGACGCGGACATCGAGCGCGCAGCGGCCGTGGGCGCCATGGCGCGCTGCGGCAACACGGGCCAGGCCTGCATCGCGGCCAAGCGCTTCATCGTCGTCGGGAAGGTCTACGACGAGTTCCTGGCGCGATTGAAGGAGCACATGGCCGCGCTCAAGGTGGGCGATCCCCTGGACGAGTCGAACCAGCTCGGCCCCATGGCGCGCGAGAACCTGCGCCGCGAGCTGCACGCCCAGGTCGAGGCCTCGGTGGCCGCGGGCGCGAAGCTCGCGCTCGGCGGCGCGCCCCTGCCCGGGCCCGGCGCCTACTACCCGCCGACCATCCTCACGGACGTGAAGCCCGGCATGCCCGCCTGGCGCGAGGAGTTCTTCGGCCCGGTGGCCATCGTCATCCGCGTCGCGAACGACGAGGAGGCCGTGGCCGTGGCCAACGACACGCCCTTCGGCCTGGGCGGCTCGGTCTGGACGCGCGACGAGGCCAAGGGCGAGGCCCTGGCCGCGCGCATCGAGGCGGGCTGCGTGTTCGTCAACGGCATGGTCAAGAGCGACCCGAGGCTCCCCTTCGGCGGGGTCAAGGAGTCCGGCTACGGCCGCGAGCTCTCCCACTACGGCATGCGCGAGCTGGTGAACATCCAGACCGTCTGGATCGCGTAG
- the gabT gene encoding 4-aminobutyrate--2-oxoglutarate transaminase, translating to MSKSNKSLAERREKAVAKGVSNMAPVFAARAEGAVVTDVEGREFIDFAGGIGVNNVGHCHPKVVEAVKRQAEQLMHTCFHVVQYEPYVELCERLCELTPGNFPKKAVLVNSGAEAVENAIKIARKATGRQAVIAFETGFHGRTLLTMSLTSKVKPYKFGFGPFAPEIYRMPYAYCYRCPMGREYPSCDIACAEHLRNFFIGNVAHENVAALIVEPICGEGGFLTPPPEYFARLQAICKEFGIVFIVDEVQTGVGRTGTMYAIEQWGVEPDLITTAKSLGGGMPISAVVGKAEIMDVTHPGGLGGTYGGNPVCCAASLAVLDVFEEEKLLDVSKALGEKVRARFESWKESIPMVGDVRGKGPMLALELVTDREKKTPATAQAKEVSRRCYEKGLIVLSCGNFGNVIRTLMPLVISDEQLERGLAILEQTLREVAAG from the coding sequence ATGTCGAAGAGCAACAAGTCCCTAGCAGAACGCCGCGAGAAAGCGGTCGCCAAGGGCGTTTCCAACATGGCGCCCGTCTTCGCCGCCCGCGCCGAGGGCGCGGTGGTGACGGACGTGGAAGGCCGCGAGTTCATCGATTTCGCCGGCGGCATCGGCGTGAACAACGTCGGCCACTGTCATCCGAAGGTGGTGGAGGCGGTCAAGCGCCAGGCCGAGCAGCTGATGCACACCTGCTTCCACGTCGTGCAGTACGAGCCGTACGTGGAACTCTGCGAACGCCTGTGCGAGCTGACCCCGGGTAATTTCCCCAAGAAGGCCGTGCTCGTGAACAGCGGCGCCGAGGCCGTGGAGAACGCGATCAAGATCGCGCGCAAGGCTACCGGACGCCAGGCCGTCATCGCCTTCGAGACGGGCTTCCACGGCCGCACGCTCCTGACCATGAGCCTGACCAGCAAGGTGAAGCCCTACAAGTTCGGTTTCGGGCCCTTCGCGCCCGAGATCTACCGCATGCCCTACGCCTACTGTTACCGCTGCCCCATGGGCCGCGAGTACCCCTCGTGCGACATCGCCTGCGCCGAGCACCTGCGCAACTTCTTCATCGGCAACGTGGCCCACGAGAACGTGGCCGCGCTGATCGTCGAGCCGATCTGCGGCGAGGGCGGCTTCCTGACCCCGCCGCCCGAGTACTTCGCGCGGCTTCAGGCCATCTGCAAGGAGTTCGGCATCGTCTTCATCGTGGACGAGGTCCAGACCGGCGTGGGCCGCACCGGCACCATGTACGCCATCGAGCAGTGGGGCGTGGAACCCGACCTGATCACCACCGCCAAGTCGCTGGGCGGCGGCATGCCCATCTCCGCCGTGGTCGGCAAGGCCGAGATCATGGACGTCACCCATCCGGGAGGCCTGGGCGGCACCTACGGCGGCAACCCCGTGTGCTGCGCCGCCTCCCTGGCCGTGCTCGACGTCTTCGAGGAGGAGAAGCTCCTCGACGTCTCCAAGGCGCTGGGCGAGAAGGTCCGCGCCCGCTTCGAGTCCTGGAAGGAGTCCATCCCCATGGTCGGCGACGTGCGCGGCAAGGGCCCCATGCTCGCCCTCGAGCTGGTCACCGACCGCGAGAAGAAGACCCCGGCCACGGCCCAGGCCAAGGAAGTCTCCAGGCGCTGCTACGAGAAGGGCCTGATCGTGCTGTCCTGCGGCAACTTCGGCAACGTGATCCGAACGCTCATGCCGCTCGTCATAAGCGACGAGCAATTGGAGCGCGGCTTGGCCATCCTGGAGCAAACCCTGCGCGAGGTCGCTGCGGGGTAA